The DNA window ATCGCTGCAGACCCCATCACTGAGTTTACGGTATTTGTTCAAGACGACATTGCGCAATATTAAGACCGCTGGCTAACCAACACTGTCCATAATACGGCAGAACATTTGTACCAGGTACCAGGCTAGGGGACGCCATTTTGACTGCAGAGCTCAACCTGACGTTCCGCCCGCAGAGTGAAGAGCAGCAGCGGATTGGAGATCTGATCCAGCAGGGAGCGGAGGAGGGACTGGAGGTATGCGTCTCTCTGCCACCGCACCAGACCCCACACAACCCGGGTCCCGGGTTCGAAATTTGAATGGGTTTCatcaacaaccccccccccccccccccccccaacaggtCAGACACATAGACGGGAAGGGGCGAGGAGTGTTTGCGAGCAGAAGCTTCCGGAAAGGACAGTTCGTGGTGGAGTATCACGGAGACCTGCTGGAGACGAAGGACGCCaagaagagggaggaagagtaCGGGAGAAACCCGGCCACCGGCTGCTACATGTACTACTTCCAGTACCTCAGCAAAACCTACTGGTGCGTGGGCCTCCTCCTTACAACCGCAATGGCAGTTAAACTGTCACTGGCAGAATATTTCAGGGGGGTTAGTCTGAGGTCTGAAAGAACAATAAGATGGATATTTGAGTAATGGGTGGATGGGACTGGGCATTGGCTCATCACAATCTTGCTTTATTCTACTTTACTCTTTCCCAAAAACTTTCTAAAAATGTCTGGTTTTTCATGGTCTGATTTCCAAATATTCagactgatctgaggtcaggGGCAGCGGCTCTAGTTACTCCAGGTTCTTTGGTGTCAGTTTGTCACTGCGAACGCATTCACTGCAAACTCATTCACCGCACACTAATTCACTGCAAGCTTATCCACTGCACACGCATTCACTGCAAACTCATCCTCTGCATGCACATCCACTGCAAATTCATCCACTGCATGCGCATTCACTGCATGTGCATTCACTGCAAACTCATCCTCTGCATGCGCATTCACTGCACgttcctccttctccccccgtCTAGCGTGGACGCCACAAAAGAGACGCAGCGTTTGGGCAGGCTGGTGAACCACAGTAAAGCCGGAAACTGCCAGACCAAGCTGCACGGCATCAACGGAAAGCCTCACCTCATCCTGGTGGCCTCCAGGGACAtcgagaagggggaggagcttcTGTACGACTACGGCGACCGCAGCAAAGAGTCCATCGCCGCCCATCCCTGGCTCAAATACTGACTGCTCTCCTCAGTCTCATCCCCGGCTCAAATACTGACTGCTCTCCTCAGTCTCATCCCCGGCTCAAATACTGACTGCTCTCCTCAGTCTCATCCCCGGCTCAAATACTGACTGCTCTCCTCAGTCTCATCCCCGGCTCCAATACTGACTGCTCTCCTCAGTCTCATCCCCGGCTCAAATACTGACTGCTCTCCTCAGTCTCATCCCCGGCTCAAATACTGACTGCTTTCCTCAGTCTCATCCCCGGCTCAAAGAGAGACTgctcttctttccctctctctctctttggaaGGGAAAAATGGTACCAATATTCcttgaatctttttttaacagaaaaatgcTTTGGTGTGTGgagttttattttcaatggcATTCAGTAGGACGGGCAGTATTAATTGTTTATACATCATACTTAAGAATGCATCTATATTAATGGTACTTTTTGGAGcataattttgtacattttgtgcatCTTTAAATGAGTTCTTCCAGAGAATGCATATGCAACCAATATGGTTTTTTTATGGTTAGAGTAGTagatttttgtaaataattttatgtttgACAATAACAGATCTGTTTGAGTTGAAAAGGTGATATGAATGCCATGCAAACGGGAACGTTCCGTCCgtactgtatttttaaagattacTTCCATCATGTGGGAGTGCATGAACTTGAACAGAATTAACATGCAAAGCTGTGAATGTCCATAATAAATGCTTCACCAGACGTATGAACTCGTATGCTAATACTAAGGAGCATTAAAACAGTTTCAGGTGCATGGCCTAGAAAAGTGTGTTCGTAATATGAGAACTTCAGAAAGCGTGTTACACCGCTACTTCAGCAAGCAACGCGTGATGTGTGTGAAATCCACACAAAACATCTGCACAGTACACTTACTCGCCCAATAACTAAATGGTTTATTATAATTTCCACAatgttattaaatataaaacccTGCCTCAAATGTGTATTGAAGAACATAATAAAAGGTTTGTCCAGTTATTCATGCGGAACCGATCCGAGAATCCGGAATACTTCATATTCTGGGCTCTTCGAGATGAACCCGACACGAACACAATCCATGTGTTCACAGGTCACACCACACGGCTGATGCTGCTTACTCAGTAGTGTTT is part of the Anguilla anguilla isolate fAngAng1 chromosome 10, fAngAng1.pri, whole genome shotgun sequence genome and encodes:
- the kmt5ab gene encoding lysine methyltransferase 5Ab codes for the protein MTIHSFLSPSKSRTPLQDHSASLLSDADWTGSRRALPLRRKRGAVRASLGALQKHQRERARVALRCPGRTARAQGQGRGIVAGRRSLCRKQLNLTFRPQSEEQQRIGDLIQQGAEEGLEVRHIDGKGRGVFASRSFRKGQFVVEYHGDLLETKDAKKREEEYGRNPATGCYMYYFQYLSKTYCVDATKETQRLGRLVNHSKAGNCQTKLHGINGKPHLILVASRDIEKGEELLYDYGDRSKESIAAHPWLKY